Proteins encoded within one genomic window of Bradyrhizobium sp. AZCC 1719:
- a CDS encoding cysteine hydrolase family protein has product MANSTKLAAEPQPIELDWAATALLIIDMQRDFMEPGGFGETLGNDVSQLARAVKPIAAVLEAARAAGMLVIHTREGHLPDLSDAPPAKVERGAPSLRIGDPGPMGRILIRGEAGHDIIPELYPLDSEIVIDKPGKGAFYATELGDVLQRYGIENLLVCGVTTEVCVNTTVREANDRGYRCVVLADGCASYFPEFHEMGLKMIKAQGGIFGWVSVSAAVLEALLPEIPTTAVAGASR; this is encoded by the coding sequence ATGGCGAACTCAACAAAGCTCGCAGCGGAGCCGCAGCCGATCGAGCTCGATTGGGCCGCGACCGCGCTTCTCATCATCGACATGCAGCGCGATTTTATGGAGCCGGGCGGTTTTGGCGAGACGCTCGGCAACGATGTCAGCCAGCTTGCGCGCGCGGTGAAGCCGATCGCCGCCGTGCTGGAAGCGGCGCGCGCGGCCGGCATGCTGGTCATTCACACCCGCGAGGGCCATCTGCCCGATCTTTCCGACGCGCCGCCGGCCAAGGTCGAGCGCGGCGCGCCGTCCTTGCGCATCGGCGATCCCGGCCCGATGGGACGCATTCTCATTCGCGGCGAAGCCGGCCACGACATCATTCCCGAACTCTATCCGCTCGACAGCGAGATCGTGATCGACAAGCCGGGTAAGGGCGCGTTCTACGCCACCGAGCTCGGCGACGTGCTGCAGCGCTACGGCATCGAGAATCTTTTGGTATGCGGCGTCACCACTGAGGTCTGCGTCAACACCACCGTGCGCGAAGCCAACGACCGCGGCTATCGCTGCGTGGTGCTGGCGGATGGCTGTGCCTCCTATTTTCCCGAATTCCACGAGATGGGCCTGAAGATGATCAAGGCGCAGGGCGGCATCTTCGGCTGGGTTTCGGTTTCGGCCGCGGTGCTGGAGGCGCTTTTACCGGAGATTCCAACAACGGCAGTAGCGGGGGCATCACGATGA
- a CDS encoding regulator, with product MSATGTSGTSTFKPALWTPGDWNALFGFGTNILVNMLVLTGLLRFVLKMPDNIVFGRILPALGLMMCLSTFYYAYLAYRLAQKTGRNDVCALPSGVSVPHMFIVTFVIMLPITLKTGDPVKGWSAGLVWVFFQSFILMIGGFIAPYIRKITPRAALLGTLAGVSVTFISMRPALEMYMTPQIGLICFAIILVSWFGGVKYPKGIPAGLVAIAAGMLIAWGSNLFGLGLGGLSLKGLSDAFANFGFSVPLPAFGHVFSGFEFLGIILVTAIPFGIYDLVEAMDNVESAEAAGDEYPTTRVLTADGVVSLIGCLMGNPFINDVYIGHPGWKAMGGRIGYSAATGIMVVLLSWFGIISVLLALVPVVAISPILLYIGMLIGAQAFQTTPLKHAPAIVLALTPHLAAWAKLQIDTMLGASMAAAQTVGGLAADKVDAVKTAAISALPQQGVLYPGLEVMGGGSILTGLVLGAIGVFVIERDFMKASAFALAGAIMTYFGFMHGEAVGIGGGLGVTPGVALAYAVMAAGLFALAKTRASVAYGARPEVPAAAPAE from the coding sequence ATGAGCGCAACGGGGACATCAGGTACATCCACTTTCAAGCCGGCGCTATGGACGCCAGGCGACTGGAACGCCTTGTTCGGCTTCGGCACCAACATCCTGGTCAACATGCTAGTGCTGACCGGGCTGTTGCGCTTCGTGCTGAAGATGCCGGACAATATCGTTTTCGGCCGCATCCTGCCGGCGCTCGGCCTGATGATGTGCCTCTCGACGTTCTATTACGCGTATCTCGCCTACAGGCTGGCGCAGAAGACCGGCCGCAATGACGTCTGCGCGCTGCCGTCCGGCGTCAGCGTGCCGCACATGTTCATCGTCACCTTCGTGATCATGCTGCCGATCACGCTCAAGACCGGTGACCCCGTGAAGGGCTGGTCGGCCGGCCTGGTCTGGGTGTTCTTCCAGAGTTTTATTCTAATGATCGGCGGATTCATCGCGCCCTACATCCGGAAAATCACCCCGCGCGCGGCGCTGCTCGGCACGCTCGCCGGTGTCTCCGTCACCTTCATCTCGATGCGGCCGGCGCTGGAAATGTACATGACGCCGCAGATCGGCCTGATCTGCTTCGCCATTATCCTGGTGAGCTGGTTCGGTGGCGTGAAATATCCGAAGGGTATTCCGGCGGGCCTCGTCGCCATTGCCGCCGGCATGCTCATCGCCTGGGGATCGAACCTGTTCGGCCTCGGGCTCGGCGGGTTGAGCCTGAAGGGCCTCAGTGATGCCTTTGCCAATTTCGGCTTCTCGGTGCCATTGCCGGCCTTCGGCCATGTGTTCTCCGGCTTCGAATTCCTCGGCATCATCCTGGTAACCGCGATCCCGTTCGGCATCTACGACCTCGTCGAAGCCATGGACAATGTCGAAAGCGCGGAAGCGGCCGGCGACGAATATCCGACCACGCGCGTGCTGACCGCCGACGGCGTCGTCAGCCTGATCGGCTGCCTGATGGGCAATCCCTTCATCAACGATGTTTATATCGGCCATCCCGGCTGGAAAGCGATGGGCGGGCGTATCGGCTATTCGGCCGCGACCGGCATCATGGTGGTGCTGCTGTCGTGGTTCGGCATCATCTCGGTGCTGCTGGCGCTGGTGCCCGTGGTCGCGATCTCGCCGATCTTGCTCTATATCGGCATGCTGATCGGCGCGCAGGCGTTCCAGACCACGCCGCTCAAGCACGCTCCCGCGATCGTGCTGGCGCTGACACCGCATCTCGCGGCGTGGGCGAAGCTGCAGATCGACACCATGCTCGGTGCGAGCATGGCTGCGGCGCAAACCGTCGGCGGTCTCGCCGCCGACAAGGTCGATGCGGTCAAGACGGCCGCCATATCAGCGCTGCCCCAACAGGGCGTGCTCTATCCCGGGCTGGAAGTGATGGGCGGCGGCTCGATCCTCACCGGCCTCGTGCTCGGCGCAATCGGCGTGTTCGTGATCGAACGCGACTTCATGAAGGCGTCGGCGTTCGCACTGGCCGGCGCCATCATGACCTATTTCGGCTTCATGCACGGCGAAGCCGTCGGCATCGGTGGTGGTCTCGGCGTCACGCCGGGGGTGGCGCTGGCCTATGCCGTGATGGCGGCGGGACTGTTTGCGCTGGCGAAGACCAGAGCGAGTGTTGCCTATGGCGCGCGTCCGGAAGTGCCCGCCGCAGCTCCGGCGGAGTGA